The Onthophagus taurus isolate NC chromosome 2, IU_Otau_3.0, whole genome shotgun sequence genome includes a window with the following:
- the LOC111413421 gene encoding dynein regulatory complex protein 9-like gives MDANKERLFMDQTVIRSVSKLLGKMKGEVFNEADQKDKLEMPLFCIKIAMRSIAIVLCECLDKVSILRIITQEQIEQEWLEPIVYKSLEEKYGSQEENFAVREFTNKKKLARDLTFIAKLLNDSIDDVLRGGDVTKLITSLDVTLKEIKEANDLLEEYGQNKKLLKKLAYDMRKSASRNREILNKKCDDAYKVHELYEHTVRLGIVQYKYVDKYESNRTYLGVYINDRAINQHTDVINGNQTKLELENRINHEVANYIEVTMTDMQQQMEYWSTRFDEDVDRLEKAKFELSVAKEKLEVDFASTTNTYAERQKDIAEWVEFRDKLRAEEELEKKMNWAAVKIQAWWRGVMVRKHLGPFKKGKKGKDKGKKGKGGKKK, from the exons ATGGATGCGAATAAGGAACGACTTTTTATGGACCAAACGGTAATTCGTTCCGTAAGTAAGTTATTAGGAAAGATGAAAGGCGAAGTATTTAATGAGGCAGatcaaaaagataaattagaaatgcctctattttgtatcaaaatcgCAATGAGATCGATCGCAATCGTCTTATGTGAATGTTTGGATAAAGTTTCGATTCTTCGAATCATTACTCAAGAACAAATCGAACAAGAATGGTTGGAACCGATCGTTTATAAATCGCTAGAAGAAAAATATGGATCGCAAGAGGAAAATTTTGCCGTTCGTGaatttactaataaaaaaaaacttgccAGAGACTTAACTTTTATAGCGAAATTATTAAACGATAGCATCGATGATGTTCTTCGCGGGGGCGATGTGacgaaattaataacaagTTTAGATGTTActttaaaggaaattaaagAAGCCAACGATCTGCTAGAGGAATAtggacaaaataaaaagttattaaaaaaattagcgTATGACATGAGGAAAAGTGCGTCGAGAAATCgagaaattttaaacaaaaaatgtgacGATGCTTATAAAGTTCATGAATTGTATGAACATACAGTTAGATTAGGAATTGTTCAGTATAAATACGTTGATAAATATGAAAGTAATCGAACTTATTTAGGTGTTTATATAAATGATCGCGCTATAAACCAACACACAGATGTCATAAATGGTAATCAAACGAAACTAGAACTTGAGAATCGAATTAATCATGAAGTCGCTAATTATATCGAAGTTACTATGAcc GATATGCAACAACAAATGGAATATTGGAGTACAAGATTTGATGAAGATGTTGATCGATTGGAAAAGGCCAAGTTTGAATTATCtgttgcaaaggaaaagttggAAGTTGATTTTGCTAGTACAACAAATACCTACGCAGAAAGACAAAAGGATATTGCGGAATGGGTGGAATTCAGGGATAAGTTACGAGCAGAAGAAgaattggagaaaaaaatgaattggGCTGCTGTTAAAATTCAAGCGTGGTGGAGAGGAGTTATGGTAAGGAAACATTTAGGACCTTtcaaaaaaggaaagaaaggGAAAGATAAAGGCAAAAAGGGTAAAGGTggcaaaaagaaataa